The genomic DNA GACCTCGTGTTCAGTCGGCTCATGCAGCTGCTGTTCGTCCAGGCTCGGATGGCTGCACAGTGCGATGGCCCCGAGGATCGAATCCTGTTGTCGGAGGCGCTCGATGACATCATCGTGCTGGCCGCCGGTGTGGACGGTACGGAGGTCGCTCGATGAACGAGCCGACGCCGAAGTCACTCGACGCGCGGGCCGCGGAACTGCGGGCCATGGCGGACACCGCCATGGAGGAAGGCGACCTCGCTCATGCATCGCACATGAGTTTCCGGCTCGGCGAGACCCTCGAGCATCTCGGTGGCCGCGAGAATGCCGAGGCTGCGTACCGCCACGCGGTAGTACTCGCGCGGGAAGTCGATGCGAACGATCCCGAGTTGATTTCGGCGGCGTTCGTTTCCCTGATCCATTTCCTCTCTCCCTCAGAGGAATCGGTGACCCTCGCCCAGGAAATGGCCGCCTATTTGATCGATCGCCGCGACATGTACCACCCGATGCGGGCGGCCGACGCTGCTTACCACTGTGCGATCGCCGAACTGAACTTCGCCGAGGTGACACCGCACCGGATGGATCACGCGATCGACGAGATCTCACGTCCCACCATCAAGATGCTCGACGACATCTGTTTCCACGACAAGAGCCAGGCACTGCAGCGCCTGGTAGCCGAGGTCCTGCGTGGCGTCGGCCGCGATATCGAGGCAGATCAGTGGCAAGCCGACGCGGACAAGTACGAGGACTGGTCAGCCTTCATGGAGCAAGAGATCCCCGGACACGTCCACCTGTGGGACATCCGATTCGACCTGCCCGACGGCAAGGAAGCCGATTAGCCGGCAGCCCACTCCTTGGCCGCATCGAGCTCACCCAGCCCGAAGACCTTGAGCTCACCCGGAATCATCCACGCGAACGCATGCATCGCATGGGCGACCCAGTCTCTATCGGACACCACAGCGATCCGCTTGAACGCCGAGTGGTGCCCGAGCAGCGCGCCGAAGCCGAGCTTCAGATCCTCGACCAGACCTCCAGGGCCGAAGCCCTCGTAGTCCGGTGAGATGACCTCGACGATCCGGATCTCGCCGGTCGCCAGCAATTCGTCCATCGTCGGCCGGAACTCGCGCAGGTCATCACCGCGCACCCGGCCCGACACTCGGATACCGAACACACCCTCTGGCATGTCGGGAAGGACATCGATCATCGGTTCTCCTCCCGTCTCACACTCAAGTCTGCCCCTGCCGACTCAAGAACGGGAAGACTCCCAGAGGTTGGATATTTCCGACGGCACGTTCTCGGATTTGACGCCGGCCCTGGTCCATCCGCCGTGACTGCCCGGAGCGATCCGGTAGACCCCTGAATCACCCGAATACACCCAGAGCTGTTCAGGTTCCGTGGGCAACCAGGTGATCATCACGCCGTTGCGGGGGCTGTAGGACGAATGGTCATGGAACACCTCTTCGCCTGCCTTGTCCCGAACCACCACGACCCAGGGCTTCACCCCGTCCTCCTCTGATCCCTGCTCTGCGAAGGCGGTGTACGTGCCCGACGGTGACTCCTGGGCGTGGTCGGGGGTGACGATCGCAGCGGCAGCGTCATCGCTATTCCCACAGCCCACGACGATCGCCATTACTGCCAGAATCACTGCGATCAACCGCTTGCCCATGTATCGATCCCTTCGGTGCTGACGAGCGCGCCGTGCGCCTTCGCCGCTTCACGAGAGGGAACGATACGGTCTGGCCACCGCGGCCGATCACTACCCCAGCGACTTGTTCAGCAGCTCATCGAGCGTCACGCGCCAGCATCGTCGTCAATCCTGCGATGACAGCATCAAGGTTGAACTCCAGCTGCGCGTCTTCGTCAGGTTCTGCCGACATCGCCACCAGAACCTGGCGCAGCATCTTGTAGTCGCTACCGCCATCAATGCCTATGGCCGCCATGGCCTCTTCGTGTTGAGGATGGATACCTCGCCCGGCGCGCAGCAGGGAGTCGCGTGCAGCGGACAGCGCCAACTCGGCGATTATGTTGGCTGCCCGGCCCGCTTGCTCGACGTCGAAACCCGCGTCGACAAGTGTCTGGAGGACGAACTCGGCCTGTCCCAAGGCCGCGAGGCCGATGGCGCCCTCCATCGGGAACGCGTCATGGACTCCTAGCTGAGCTATCGCATTGCGTGCCCTGCGCGCATACCACCGCAGCACCTCACGCCAGTCGCCGCCGGCCGGCGGTGGGACACGCTCGAATTCAGCCTCGAACACAGCAGATGCCATGAGCGCCAACAATGTTTCACGATCACCGATGTGATATTTGACCGACTTGCGGTCGACGCCCAGTGCGTCAGCCACCGCCTGCATGGTCAAAGCCTCCGGCGCGACGCCGAGCGCGGCAGACACGATCTGCTGGCGGTTGATCCGCGCCGGGCGTCCCCGCCGCGCTCGCAACGCGGCGTCGTCGCCGGTGCCGGTGCCGGTGCCGGTGCCGGTGCCGAGATCATGACCGCTCACGTCCGCCAGCGTAGTTACTCTCCGGCCACAGCCAGGGTCACGCATCTCGAGGCGCCTCGCCGAAATAATTTCCCCCGTATCGGGAAAAATTTCTGGAATTCGCCTCCACCGCCGGTTCTGGCGACGTATACCTGAGCGCGTGAAAGCGTCTGCGTACATCGGTCGGGTCGGCGGTTTGGCTATCGCGTTAGGGGTCGGCGTTGCCTTGACCTCGGGAATCGGTGTGGCATGGGCCGACCCACACGGCTCGACAACAAGAGATTCATCGGCGGGTTCGACGAGCAGCCGCACCGCCGGCACAGTAGGTGCAGGTGCGACCGAGCCCGGCCCGCAGGCCCGGATCAAACGCGCCGAAGATCGGGCGACGCGCACCATCGCCGGCCTCACGCACGGGCTGCAGAACCGTGCCCAAGCGGCCTCCGGCAAGAGCAAGCACGCCCCGGCGACGACGCCGAAAAAGAAGAAGACCACCGGCCGACCCTCGACTGAGCCGTCGGCTCTGAGAACCGCAACCCGGCCTGAGGCCCCGCGCTCCGAGGTGGCATCGAACACGGCGGCAACGTCCACCGAGACTGACACCTCCAGACGCGCGTCGCGAATGAAGACCACCTCCGTACCAGCCCAGACGGGTGCCCCGGCCAGCGTCCCAACACCGGCGACTGCATCCACGACGCAGCCACGGATGACGACAACGTCGACCACCAGAACCCCGGACAATCCGATCAAGGCAGTCGCAACGGCGGTTTCGCACCTGTTCGCGGCGGTGAACCGCCCGGCCGCCGGCAGCACCCCGACAGCTCCGGCCGATCCCCCACTGTCGTGGGTGATGCTGGCCGCGGCACGTCGTGAGCTCTCCGGTGCCTCAAGTCCGGCGAAAACCTCTGCCGCA from Mycobacterium sp. DL440 includes the following:
- a CDS encoding STAS/SEC14 domain-containing protein, whose translation is MIDVLPDMPEGVFGIRVSGRVRGDDLREFRPTMDELLATGEIRIVEVISPDYEGFGPGGLVEDLKLGFGALLGHHSAFKRIAVVSDRDWVAHAMHAFAWMIPGELKVFGLGELDAAKEWAAG
- a CDS encoding TetR/AcrR family transcriptional regulator C-terminal domain-containing protein, with translation MVDVVVIRGCVVDAVAGVGTLAGAPVWAGTEVVFIRDARLEVSVSVDVAAVFDATSERGASGRVAVLRADGSVEGRPVVFFFFGVVAGACLLLPEAAWARFCSPCVRPAMVRVARSSARLIRACGPGSVAPAPTVPAVRLLVEPADESLVVEPCGSAHATPIPEVKATPTPNAIAKPPTRPMYADAFTRSGIRRQNRRWRRIPEIFPDTGEIISARRLEMRDPGCGRRVTTLADVSGHDLGTGTGTGTGTGDDAALRARRGRPARINRQQIVSAALGVAPEALTMQAVADALGVDRKSVKYHIGDRETLLALMASAVFEAEFERVPPPAGGDWREVLRWYARRARNAIAQLGVHDAFPMEGAIGLAALGQAEFVLQTLVDAGFDVEQAGRAANIIAELALSAARDSLLRAGRGIHPQHEEAMAAIGIDGGSDYKMLRQVLVAMSAEPDEDAQLEFNLDAVIAGLTTMLARDAR